From Rhizobium favelukesii, the proteins below share one genomic window:
- a CDS encoding tetratricopeptide repeat protein — translation MTIATVRIASILVGGCIAAFALSAPAFAIGGGGSGSGSGSSGAGSSGGSSDTMPTCKKGQMYDKRTKRCVKQSSANVTEENRTDYAYSLAKAGRYEEALAMLDTLKNPNTAEALNYRGYATRKLGRTDEGISYYLKSVELDPKYAQVREYLGEAYVIKGRLDLAKEQLETIKAICGTECEAYRDLNEAILKP, via the coding sequence ATGACGATCGCGACTGTTCGTATTGCTTCCATCCTCGTCGGCGGCTGCATTGCCGCTTTTGCGCTTTCGGCCCCTGCTTTCGCGATAGGCGGCGGTGGCAGCGGCAGTGGTAGTGGCTCAAGTGGCGCCGGTAGTTCTGGCGGCAGCAGCGACACGATGCCGACCTGCAAGAAGGGCCAGATGTACGACAAGAGGACGAAGAGGTGCGTCAAGCAGAGCAGCGCCAACGTGACGGAAGAAAACCGCACGGACTATGCCTATTCGTTGGCGAAGGCCGGACGCTATGAAGAAGCGCTTGCCATGCTCGATACGTTGAAGAACCCGAATACTGCCGAGGCCCTGAATTATCGCGGCTACGCCACCCGCAAGCTTGGCCGCACGGATGAAGGAATTTCCTACTACCTGAAGTCTGTCGAACTTGATCCCAAGTATGCGCAGGTGCGCGAATATCTCGGCGAAGCGTACGTCATCAAGGGGCGCCTCGATCTCGCCAAGGAGCAGCTCGAAACGATCAAGGCGATCTGCGGCACAGAATGCGAGGCGTATCGCGATCTCAACGAAGCGATCCTCAAGCCCTAG
- a CDS encoding RNA polymerase sigma factor — protein MPVAYTTFPAYSHAIPKLPVQPAALEGKPVAEVLIASEADIRSGLADNLLRLWRYGLVLSHRRDVADDLVQQTCLRALERVEQFEAGTRLDRWLFSILHSIWLNEIRSQRVRLGQGFVDADEALVVDGARDTEMHVMANQVLRLVNALPDAQRAAVFLAYVEGLSYKEVASVLDIPIGTVMSRLAAARAKIAASVSGEGAT, from the coding sequence ATGCCGGTCGCGTACACCACATTTCCTGCCTATAGTCACGCAATACCGAAGCTGCCGGTGCAACCGGCGGCTTTGGAAGGAAAACCCGTGGCGGAGGTTCTCATCGCAAGCGAAGCCGATATCAGAAGCGGCCTGGCGGACAATCTGTTGCGGCTTTGGCGCTATGGCCTTGTGCTCTCGCATCGCCGCGACGTTGCCGACGATCTCGTGCAACAGACCTGCCTGCGCGCCCTCGAGCGCGTCGAGCAGTTCGAGGCAGGAACGCGGCTGGACCGCTGGCTGTTCTCCATCCTGCATTCCATCTGGCTGAATGAGATCCGGTCACAACGTGTGCGCCTCGGTCAGGGCTTCGTCGATGCAGACGAGGCCTTGGTCGTCGATGGCGCCCGCGACACGGAAATGCATGTCATGGCGAACCAGGTTCTGCGGCTGGTCAATGCGCTGCCGGATGCGCAACGGGCCGCGGTCTTCCTCGCCTATGTGGAGGGTCTTTCCTACAAGGAGGTGGCAAGCGTTTTGGATATCCCGATTGGTACCGTGATGAGCCGCCTTGCCGCCGCGCGCGCCAAGATCGCAGCCAGCGTCTCGGGAGAGGGGGCCACATGA
- a CDS encoding selenium-binding family protein, producing MVTWKPDPSFYPSPRMAMKAAPETLAYVVAFDPARAVPDELAVVDVDPKSPSYGQIVNTLAMPNVGDELHHFGWNACSSCLCPNAPHPHAERRYLVVPGLKSSRIHIIDTKPDGRNPSIVKVIEPGDVAERTGYSRPHTVHCGPEGIYVAALGNAEGKAPGGVFLMDHETFEVRGQWEMDRGPQQLSYDVWWHLGHDTLVTSEWGTPDTFENGLVPEILLGAKYGRRLHFWDLHKRKHLQTIDFGDKYQLVFELRPAHDPTKAYGFVNCVLSLEDLSSSIWVWHRDGEKWGVTKVIDIPAEPADADQLPPMLKGFNAVPPLVTDIDLSMDDRFLYVSCWGTGDLHQYDVSDPFKPQLTGKVRIGGIVSRASHPGAKNGALNGGPQMVEISRDGRRVYFTNSLYGAIDEQFYPDGVSGWMVKLDAQPDGGIAFDEKFFVEWPKSHRPHQVRLQGGDCSSDSYCYP from the coding sequence ATGGTAACGTGGAAACCCGATCCAAGCTTTTATCCGTCACCGCGAATGGCCATGAAGGCCGCGCCGGAGACACTCGCCTACGTTGTCGCCTTCGATCCGGCGCGAGCGGTTCCCGACGAGCTCGCGGTCGTCGATGTCGATCCGAAATCGCCCTCTTACGGACAGATCGTAAATACTCTCGCGATGCCCAATGTCGGCGACGAATTGCATCATTTCGGCTGGAACGCCTGCTCGTCCTGCTTATGCCCGAACGCACCACATCCGCACGCCGAGCGCCGTTATCTGGTCGTGCCGGGACTGAAATCCTCGCGCATCCATATCATTGACACCAAGCCGGATGGCAGGAATCCGTCCATCGTCAAGGTGATCGAGCCCGGCGACGTGGCCGAACGGACCGGTTACTCCAGGCCGCATACCGTTCATTGCGGACCGGAAGGGATCTATGTTGCCGCACTTGGCAATGCCGAAGGCAAAGCCCCAGGCGGCGTTTTTCTGATGGATCACGAGACCTTCGAGGTCCGCGGCCAGTGGGAGATGGATCGGGGGCCACAACAGCTTTCGTATGACGTCTGGTGGCATCTTGGCCACGATACGCTCGTCACCAGCGAGTGGGGCACGCCGGATACCTTCGAAAATGGTCTAGTCCCCGAAATCCTACTCGGCGCGAAATACGGCCGCCGTCTGCATTTCTGGGATTTGCACAAGCGCAAGCACCTGCAGACGATCGATTTCGGCGACAAGTATCAGCTCGTATTCGAACTCAGACCCGCGCACGACCCGACCAAAGCCTATGGGTTCGTCAACTGCGTGCTCAGTCTGGAGGACCTCTCCTCCTCGATCTGGGTCTGGCACCGCGACGGCGAGAAATGGGGGGTGACAAAGGTGATCGACATTCCGGCGGAGCCGGCCGATGCTGACCAATTGCCGCCGATGCTCAAGGGTTTCAATGCCGTGCCGCCGCTGGTCACCGACATCGATCTTTCAATGGATGACAGATTTCTCTACGTGTCCTGTTGGGGAACCGGCGACCTTCATCAATACGATGTCTCCGACCCGTTCAAGCCGCAGCTGACAGGCAAGGTCCGGATCGGCGGCATCGTTTCGCGTGCGTCGCACCCAGGTGCGAAGAATGGCGCGCTGAACGGCGGCCCGCAGATGGTCGAGATCAGCCGCGACGGTCGCCGCGTCTACTTCACCAACTCGCTCTATGGCGCGATCGACGAGCAGTTCTATCCCGATGGCGTCTCTGGCTGGATGGTGAAGCTTGACGCGCAACCGGACGGCGGCATCGCCTTCGACGAGAAATTCTTCGTCGAATGGCCGAAGTCGCATCGCCCGCACCAGGTCCGTCTCCAAGGTGGCGATTGCTCGTCAGATTCCTATTGTTATCCGTAG
- a CDS encoding anti-sigma factor family protein, which translates to MNDKNPIPTDEELTAYIDGELSGIEVSRIEALLGSNERVAARLEFLSQSSLAFKQAFESLLAAAPKAELDAMLGIVPVAAKPARSSRRGFLGALAACLVAGVVADRALIGIRNRVHAPDESSEWRAVVAGYIALYTADTLAGPSPSDDAQAEQLARFDDKLGLSLSPEAVSLPGIEFKRAQLLQYDDKPLAQIAYLDPETGPLALCIVRSDVGTKEPDVEGRHGMNVVYWSNTTHAFMLIGRIPIDLMQELAEDVRKKTSA; encoded by the coding sequence ATGAACGACAAGAACCCAATCCCCACCGATGAGGAATTGACGGCCTATATCGACGGTGAACTGTCGGGGATCGAAGTATCGCGCATCGAAGCGCTTCTCGGTTCGAACGAGCGTGTGGCCGCAAGATTGGAGTTCCTGTCGCAGAGCAGCCTTGCGTTCAAGCAAGCCTTCGAGTCGCTGCTTGCCGCAGCACCCAAAGCAGAGCTCGATGCCATGCTTGGCATTGTGCCGGTCGCCGCAAAGCCCGCGCGCTCCAGTCGCCGCGGCTTCCTTGGCGCGCTTGCTGCCTGCCTCGTCGCCGGTGTCGTGGCCGACCGGGCCTTGATCGGGATTCGCAATCGCGTTCATGCCCCTGATGAAAGCAGCGAATGGCGCGCTGTCGTTGCAGGATACATCGCCCTCTATACAGCGGATACTTTGGCCGGCCCGTCGCCGTCCGATGACGCGCAGGCTGAACAACTTGCCCGCTTCGACGATAAGCTTGGGCTTTCCCTGTCACCCGAAGCTGTGTCGCTGCCGGGCATCGAGTTCAAGCGCGCCCAGCTGTTGCAGTATGACGACAAGCCGCTGGCGCAGATTGCCTATCTGGACCCGGAGACGGGCCCGTTGGCACTCTGCATCGTGCGCTCGGATGTTGGCACGAAGGAGCCTGACGTCGAAGGCCGGCACGGCATGAACGTTGTCTACTGGTCAAACACAACGCACGCCTTCATGTTGATCGGCCGCATTCCGATCGACCTCATGCAGGAACTTGCGGAGGATGTCAGGAAAAAGACCTCGGCATGA
- a CDS encoding type III polyketide synthase has product MSDTVKLLSLAVATPEHVITQKEAAETSARLFSSRFRDFSHLASVFDNAGIRKRYAARPLEWFIEPHGWQDRMEAYGEVARSLFFETTTNALKQAGLQGRDVDCIVTISSTGIATPSLDAQLAQRMGFRSDIERVPVFGLGCAAGVSGFAIASRFAQDRPGKTVLFVTVELCTLAFRLDELTRANIIATALFGDGAAACILRAGPEGKAEVESTGEHLFPDTLGIMGWKIDDTGFGVVLAQSLPPFAEAELGPAVDGILARNGLSRRDIDRFICHPGGTRVLAALESALSLESGTLDHERAVLAEYGNMSSPTILFVLERALKAGLPERSAMVAMGPGFTASCVTLKRVA; this is encoded by the coding sequence GTGAGCGATACCGTAAAATTACTGAGCCTTGCCGTCGCGACGCCCGAGCATGTCATTACACAAAAGGAAGCAGCGGAGACCTCCGCTCGCCTGTTCTCGTCCCGCTTCAGGGACTTTTCGCATCTCGCCAGCGTCTTTGACAATGCGGGCATCCGGAAACGCTATGCCGCCCGTCCCCTGGAATGGTTCATCGAGCCGCATGGCTGGCAGGACCGGATGGAAGCCTATGGCGAGGTGGCGCGCAGCCTGTTTTTCGAGACAACCACCAATGCACTGAAGCAGGCGGGCCTGCAGGGACGCGACGTCGACTGCATCGTCACCATCTCGTCCACCGGGATTGCGACACCGAGCCTCGATGCACAGCTCGCACAGAGGATGGGCTTTCGCTCGGACATCGAACGCGTTCCCGTGTTCGGGCTCGGCTGCGCCGCGGGCGTTTCCGGCTTCGCCATTGCCTCGCGGTTTGCCCAGGATCGGCCAGGCAAGACAGTGCTTTTCGTAACAGTCGAACTTTGCACGCTGGCGTTTCGGCTGGACGAGCTGACGCGCGCGAACATCATCGCCACGGCGCTTTTCGGCGACGGCGCCGCCGCCTGCATTCTCCGGGCGGGACCGGAGGGCAAGGCTGAGGTTGAGTCGACGGGCGAACATCTTTTCCCCGATACGCTTGGCATCATGGGCTGGAAGATCGACGACACCGGCTTCGGCGTGGTTCTTGCCCAATCGCTGCCGCCCTTTGCCGAGGCGGAACTCGGCCCGGCCGTTGACGGGATATTAGCGCGCAACGGCCTCTCGCGACGGGATATAGATCGCTTCATCTGCCATCCCGGCGGCACAAGGGTGCTTGCAGCCCTGGAAAGCGCGCTGTCGCTTGAATCGGGAACTCTGGATCACGAGCGCGCGGTACTTGCCGAATATGGCAACATGTCGTCGCCCACGATTCTCTTCGTGCTCGAGCGTGCCCTGAAGGCAGGGCTACCGGAGCGCAGCGCGATGGTCGCCATGGGGCCGGGTTTTACCGCAAGCTGTGTGACCTTGAAGAGGGTTGCATGA
- a CDS encoding membrane protein: MNELWPWILLAGLGAFHGLNPAMGWLFAVALGVHRQSSAAVVQAVPAIAVGHAVSIALVAGAVVAAGLFVNQDAVRTATGGALIAWAIWHHAFGHRHRVRIGLRTGLAGLAFWSFLMATAHGAGLMVLPALIPLCLTQSPLGEIGSVGSAAMALAAVGVHTLAMLAVTSLVALAVYRWVGLEILRSAWINVDLVWTLVLLVTGVVLLIVG; the protein is encoded by the coding sequence ATGAACGAGCTCTGGCCCTGGATACTGCTGGCGGGACTAGGCGCCTTTCATGGTCTCAATCCGGCGATGGGATGGCTGTTCGCCGTCGCGCTTGGCGTTCACCGGCAGAGCTCCGCCGCGGTGGTTCAGGCAGTGCCAGCGATCGCTGTCGGACACGCCGTATCCATCGCACTGGTGGCAGGAGCCGTGGTCGCGGCCGGTCTTTTCGTGAACCAAGATGCGGTGCGCACGGCCACCGGAGGGGCGCTGATTGCATGGGCTATCTGGCATCATGCTTTCGGGCACCGGCACCGCGTTCGCATCGGCTTGCGCACGGGGCTCGCCGGTCTTGCGTTCTGGTCGTTCCTGATGGCGACGGCCCACGGTGCGGGGCTCATGGTCCTGCCGGCCTTGATACCCCTCTGTCTCACCCAGTCGCCATTAGGCGAAATCGGCAGCGTTGGGTCCGCGGCGATGGCGCTCGCAGCGGTCGGCGTCCACACTCTTGCCATGTTGGCGGTCACAAGCCTCGTTGCCCTGGCGGTCTATCGCTGGGTCGGGCTCGAGATATTGCGCAGCGCCTGGATCAACGTGGATCTCGTATGGACGCTGGTTCTGCTTGTCACCGGTGTCGTGCTGCTGATCGTCGGGTGA